Proteins from one Calditrichota bacterium genomic window:
- the prmC gene encoding peptide chain release factor N(5)-glutamine methyltransferase, whose amino-acid sequence MTIAAALADGSERLTRADFVLRPLRHAEILLETALGVNRAGLYLRAREDLPAEAAHRYESMLIRRLAGEPLQYITGIAPFYGLDLEVGPGVFIPRFDSEALIARFESLVKKRNQVAAPMRILDLCCGSGALGLASATVAARARVVLSDLHPVPLEYASRNAARLLMTARVDIVPWDALIEPPGEWVGAFDYILANPPYISLSGMESLHSDVRDGEPREALTDGGSGLTFYRRWAVTIPRMMAPGGVALIEVGDEAPNEVLSILLSGGRQVSLFSDLSGLPRGVEWFC is encoded by the coding sequence ATGACCATCGCCGCGGCGCTCGCTGACGGCAGCGAGCGACTGACACGGGCCGATTTCGTTCTGAGACCGCTGCGGCACGCCGAGATCCTGCTCGAAACCGCCCTTGGAGTCAACCGCGCGGGTCTTTATCTGCGGGCTCGCGAGGACTTGCCAGCCGAAGCGGCGCACCGTTACGAGTCGATGCTCATCCGGCGCCTGGCCGGGGAACCGCTCCAATACATCACCGGCATCGCGCCTTTCTACGGACTAGACCTGGAGGTTGGGCCGGGAGTCTTTATCCCGCGATTCGACAGCGAGGCGCTCATTGCACGGTTCGAGTCGCTCGTGAAGAAGCGGAATCAGGTGGCAGCGCCGATGCGCATCCTCGACCTCTGCTGTGGCTCTGGAGCATTGGGGTTGGCGTCGGCGACGGTGGCTGCCAGAGCCCGGGTTGTCTTGAGCGATCTCCATCCGGTGCCGCTTGAATATGCTTCTCGCAATGCCGCCCGGCTATTGATGACAGCGCGAGTCGATATCGTTCCCTGGGACGCGCTCATCGAACCCCCCGGTGAATGGGTTGGCGCTTTCGATTACATTCTTGCCAATCCGCCGTATATTTCATTGTCCGGGATGGAGAGTCTGCACTCCGACGTCCGCGACGGCGAGCCGCGCGAAGCCCTTACTGACGGCGGCAGCGGCCTCACCTTCTATCGCCGCTGGGCAGTGACAATTCCGAGGATGATGGCACCCGGTGGAGTGGCGCTGATTGAGGTAGGCGACGAAGCCCCCAATGAGGTCTTAAGCATCCTACTATCCGGCGGCAGGCAGGTGAGCCTGTTTAGCGACTTAAGCGGATTGCCCAGGGGAGTGGAGTGGTTTTGTTAG